The following proteins come from a genomic window of Kitasatospora cineracea:
- a CDS encoding GNAT family N-acetyltransferase — MMVTMGRHVIEPPGRDDAAALGPLQLRVWLQTYPCTDAGIDEGWIREHRGSSATAEGIARWREFIEAAARQPDLLFCRVVRSGTEIVGFLCGRRDEMVALGPMYLLDEAQGRGTGDRLMDEFLTWAGAAPVRLWVTDYNERAIRFYRRHGFEATGERELWRGKLPNLRMVRDAPPDGNPG; from the coding sequence ATGATGGTCACCATGGGCCGCCACGTGATCGAACCCCCTGGCCGTGACGACGCCGCGGCGCTGGGCCCGCTGCAGTTGAGGGTCTGGCTGCAGACGTATCCCTGCACGGACGCCGGGATCGACGAGGGCTGGATCCGCGAGCACCGCGGCTCCTCCGCCACCGCGGAGGGGATCGCCCGGTGGCGGGAGTTCATCGAAGCGGCGGCGAGACAGCCGGACCTGCTGTTCTGCCGTGTCGTCCGCTCCGGAACGGAGATCGTCGGTTTCCTGTGCGGCCGCCGGGACGAGATGGTCGCCCTCGGACCGATGTACCTGCTGGACGAGGCCCAGGGCCGGGGCACCGGAGACCGGCTGATGGACGAGTTCCTCACCTGGGCGGGAGCCGCGCCTGTGCGCCTGTGGGTCACCGACTACAACGAACGCGCGATCCGCTTCTACCGGCGCCACGGATTCGAGGCGACAGGCGAACGAGAGCTCTGGCGGGGGAAACTGCCGAACCTCCGCATGGTCCGTGACGCCCCACCTGACGGAAACCCCGGCTGA
- a CDS encoding acyltransferase domain-containing protein, which yields MQVLSRAAARDGALRRALRAVYEEIDASAGAGALPSPAALLLGADPPGGRELARGPVGLQQVAHYGAAVAWQRVLAARYGPPDALLAVSFGELAALTAAGAWTVGAGARAAYGLAGVLARTPGGLTLIGCGEARAAELAARAGGGRVAVGCVNSPRECVLGGPPDRLAAVEGLAAAEGLSAVRLHLPFGSHHPELGRQRGEFEEVLRDGPPIGPTAVPVYSAVAGRRYTPADDLAARVADCLVRPAHLPRVLALLAAHGHTDYREAGPGSALGRNAADCLRGTGARVHATGEEDSERGPRTVTTDRTLDELLHGRHHPGRLPRLHRALARYPYRVAEAAAEREPYLYRRLRALLRALPAAADLHADPDGLAAALAWAAVADPRLGMTVVTQSVLGQGSLLRLAGARKGVAPELGAVDAGDLRIGYLVTEAGRASSHLGAGTVAEFRPERREFVLRTAEEADVKFGGVPQYPGPRGAVVIARAVDAAGRAGGVFAFLVRLADHDGPRPGVALSPPVPVGALPLSYHRVRFDGVRVPEAHWLRDDADLDADGHLHDPRTPEDRLRRTLAVGQDLWGVLPTALAALARQSAVLAVRHSRHRETRAALAPGSPLLAHRSQQRALLGALADAFALSCAAARARELLAAARESDAAGAESGFAPWAAVSRPLSAYKAHCADEAERIIAECQRRCGHAGLADGNRLAGYHGFARSFDPAGGDSRLIRYDLGRALLAEAGPGGPPPVPADLGDPGWWPAVLARHQHTLTDWLRRATAERARGGATPFEVWNPLLDRAAELGAAYAARLAAEDLPRALAALPPDGATDALAHLAALRAADRTAGALLRHRTLAPGELAGLENALERGYDRLLPHLEQVERAFAFPDDIVLPEGSPDGFPEGFPDGPAREGRPEGPNAPSGRGFPE from the coding sequence GTGCAGGTGCTGTCCCGGGCCGCCGCCCGGGACGGGGCGCTGCGCCGCGCGTTGCGGGCCGTCTACGAGGAGATCGACGCCAGCGCCGGCGCCGGGGCACTGCCGTCGCCGGCCGCTCTGCTGCTGGGTGCGGACCCGCCCGGCGGGCGGGAGTTGGCGCGGGGGCCGGTCGGGCTCCAGCAGGTGGCGCACTACGGGGCGGCGGTGGCCTGGCAGCGGGTGCTGGCCGCGCGGTACGGGCCGCCGGACGCGCTGCTGGCCGTCAGTTTCGGTGAGCTCGCCGCGCTGACCGCGGCCGGCGCCTGGACGGTCGGGGCCGGGGCGCGGGCCGCGTACGGGCTGGCCGGGGTGCTGGCGCGGACGCCCGGCGGGCTGACGCTGATCGGGTGCGGGGAGGCGCGGGCGGCCGAACTGGCGGCGCGGGCCGGGGGCGGGCGGGTGGCGGTCGGCTGCGTCAACAGCCCCCGGGAGTGCGTGCTCGGCGGGCCGCCGGACCGGCTGGCCGCCGTCGAGGGGCTGGCAGCGGCCGAGGGACTGAGCGCCGTCCGGCTGCACCTCCCGTTCGGCTCGCACCACCCCGAACTGGGCCGGCAGCGCGGCGAGTTCGAGGAGGTGCTGCGCGACGGGCCGCCGATCGGGCCGACCGCCGTGCCGGTCTACTCGGCCGTCGCGGGACGCCGCTACACCCCGGCCGACGACCTGGCGGCCCGCGTCGCCGACTGCCTGGTCCGGCCCGCCCACCTGCCCCGGGTCCTCGCCCTGCTGGCCGCCCACGGCCACACCGACTACCGCGAGGCCGGACCGGGCAGCGCGCTCGGCCGCAACGCCGCCGACTGCCTGCGCGGCACCGGCGCCCGCGTGCACGCCACGGGGGAGGAAGACAGCGAGAGGGGACCGCGAACGGTGACGACGGACCGCACCCTGGACGAACTGCTGCACGGCCGCCACCACCCCGGCCGGCTGCCCCGCCTGCACCGGGCGCTGGCCCGGTACCCCTACCGGGTCGCCGAGGCCGCGGCCGAACGCGAGCCCTACCTGTACCGCCGGCTGCGGGCCCTGCTGCGGGCCCTGCCCGCGGCCGCCGACCTGCACGCCGACCCCGACGGGCTGGCCGCGGCGCTGGCCTGGGCCGCTGTCGCCGATCCCCGGCTCGGGATGACGGTGGTCACCCAGAGCGTCCTCGGGCAGGGGTCGCTGCTGCGGCTGGCCGGTGCGCGCAAGGGCGTCGCCCCGGAACTCGGCGCGGTCGACGCGGGCGACCTGCGGATCGGCTACCTGGTGACCGAGGCGGGCCGGGCCAGCAGCCACCTCGGCGCCGGCACCGTGGCCGAATTCCGGCCGGAGCGGCGGGAGTTCGTGCTGCGTACCGCCGAGGAGGCGGACGTCAAGTTCGGCGGGGTGCCGCAGTACCCGGGCCCGCGCGGGGCCGTGGTGATCGCCCGCGCGGTGGACGCGGCGGGCCGGGCGGGCGGGGTGTTCGCCTTCCTGGTCCGGCTCGCCGACCACGACGGGCCCCGCCCCGGGGTGGCGCTCTCCCCGCCCGTCCCGGTCGGCGCGCTCCCGCTCAGCTACCACCGGGTCCGGTTCGACGGCGTCCGCGTCCCCGAGGCGCACTGGCTGCGCGACGACGCCGACCTCGACGCGGACGGGCACCTGCACGACCCGCGCACCCCCGAGGACCGGCTGCGCCGCACCCTCGCGGTCGGCCAGGACCTGTGGGGCGTCCTGCCCACCGCGCTGGCCGCGCTCGCCCGGCAGTCCGCGGTGCTCGCCGTCCGGCACTCCCGCCACCGCGAGACCCGGGCCGCGCTCGCCCCCGGCAGCCCGCTGCTCGCCCACCGCAGCCAGCAGCGCGCCCTGCTCGGCGCCCTCGCCGACGCCTTCGCGCTCAGCTGCGCCGCCGCCCGGGCCCGCGAACTGCTCGCCGCCGCCCGGGAGTCCGACGCCGCGGGCGCGGAGAGCGGCTTCGCGCCGTGGGCCGCCGTCAGCCGCCCGCTGTCCGCGTACAAGGCGCACTGCGCCGACGAGGCGGAGCGGATCATCGCCGAGTGCCAGCGCCGCTGCGGCCACGCCGGGCTCGCCGACGGCAACCGGCTGGCCGGCTACCACGGCTTCGCCCGCTCCTTCGACCCGGCCGGCGGCGACAGCCGGCTGATCCGCTACGACCTCGGGCGCGCCCTGCTGGCGGAGGCCGGCCCCGGCGGGCCCCCGCCGGTCCCGGCCGACCTCGGCGACCCCGGCTGGTGGCCCGCCGTCCTGGCCCGGCACCAGCACACCCTGACCGACTGGCTGCGGCGCGCCACCGCCGAGCGGGCCCGCGGCGGCGCCACCCCCTTCGAGGTGTGGAACCCGCTGCTCGACCGGGCGGCCGAACTCGGCGCGGCGTACGCCGCCCGGCTCGCCGCCGAGGACCTCCCGCGCGCCCTGGCCGCCCTCCCGCCGGACGGGGCCACCGACGCCCTCGCCCACCTCGCCGCCCTGCGCGCCGCCGACCGGACGGCCGGCGCCCTGCTGCGCCACCGCACCCTCGCCCCCGGCGAGCTGGCCGGGCTGGAGAACGCCCTCGAACGCGGCTACGACCGGCTGCTGCCGCACCTGGAGCAGGTCGAGCGGGCCTTCGCCTTCCCCGACGACATCGTCCTTCCGGAGGGATCCCCCGACGGGTTCCCGGAAGGCTTCCCCGACGGCCCCGCCCGGGAGGGCCGTCCCGAGGGGCCGAACGCCCCGTCCGGGCGGGGGTTCCCCGAGTGA
- a CDS encoding 3-oxoacyl-ACP synthase III family protein: MNAVGVWGTGRYVPVRVRGNGEVAAGAGVTPEWIAERTGVRRRHVAADGQAASDLAAEAVRRALASAGVPAERLGLLVCATSTPDELGPATACRVQALVGAGNAVALDVSAACSGWLFGAKVAHDWLREADGPVLAVVVGAEAYSKFLDPADRATAVLFADGAAATVLGPVEPPGGLGGFRLGTDGRLADRVLIPAGGSRRPATRETLAEGAHRIRMDGRTVSRFIRDAFPRMLHETLERHGLGVDDIDHVITHQPNPVLVRRLAAEAGLADRMTVVGDLVGNIGAASAPYALATAHAEGRLRPGDLILLTVFGAGMTWGSALLRWSAAPGGTDHERKDALP; this comes from the coding sequence GTGAACGCGGTGGGCGTGTGGGGCACCGGGCGGTACGTGCCGGTGCGGGTGCGGGGCAACGGGGAGGTGGCGGCCGGGGCCGGGGTGACGCCGGAGTGGATCGCGGAGCGGACGGGGGTGCGGCGGCGGCACGTCGCGGCGGACGGGCAGGCGGCCTCGGACCTCGCCGCCGAGGCGGTGCGCCGGGCGCTGGCCTCGGCCGGGGTGCCGGCGGAGCGGCTCGGCCTGCTGGTGTGCGCGACGTCCACGCCGGACGAGCTGGGCCCGGCCACGGCCTGCCGGGTGCAGGCGCTGGTCGGGGCCGGCAACGCCGTCGCGCTGGACGTGTCGGCGGCCTGCTCGGGCTGGCTGTTCGGGGCGAAGGTCGCGCACGACTGGCTGCGCGAGGCGGACGGGCCGGTGCTCGCCGTGGTGGTCGGGGCGGAGGCGTACTCGAAGTTCCTGGACCCGGCGGACCGGGCCACCGCCGTGCTGTTCGCGGACGGCGCCGCCGCCACCGTGCTGGGCCCGGTGGAACCGCCGGGCGGGCTGGGCGGGTTCCGGCTCGGCACGGACGGGCGGCTCGCCGACCGGGTGCTGATCCCGGCCGGGGGCAGCCGCCGCCCGGCGACCCGGGAGACCCTCGCGGAGGGCGCGCACCGGATCCGGATGGACGGCCGGACGGTGAGCCGGTTCATCCGGGACGCCTTCCCGCGGATGCTGCACGAGACGCTGGAGCGGCACGGCCTGGGCGTCGACGACATCGACCACGTGATCACCCACCAGCCCAACCCGGTCCTGGTGCGCCGGCTCGCCGCCGAGGCGGGCCTCGCCGACCGGATGACCGTGGTCGGCGACCTGGTGGGCAACATCGGCGCCGCCAGCGCCCCGTACGCGCTGGCCACCGCGCACGCCGAGGGCCGGCTGCGGCCCGGCGACCTGATCCTGCTGACCGTCTTCGGGGCCGGCATGACCTGGGGCAGCGCCCTGCTGCGCTGGTCCGCGGCCCCGGGGGGAACCGACCACGAACGGAAGGACGCACTGCCATGA
- a CDS encoding SDR family NAD(P)-dependent oxidoreductase encodes MSKSTLPGAFRLDGARALVTGASRGIGRACALALAEAGCDLVLSARTGAALREAAEEAEGHGVRAVALAADLADPGAPSALVERAAAALGGIDVLLHNAGVLPTAADGSPVLVPFQHSTQQDWEHVIAVNLNATAEICRAAHPHLAASDRASLILMSSASGVMGTPLLDAYAATKAGQISLARSLGVGWAREGIRVNAVCPGWITTDMTSFASGTEPFSQWLMAHVPQGRWGTPEDVAGAVLFLASPASALVTAQALVLDGGLSTPDGGLGAIPKPPSPFAA; translated from the coding sequence ATGAGCAAGAGCACACTGCCGGGGGCGTTCCGGCTGGACGGCGCCCGCGCGCTGGTCACCGGGGCGTCGCGGGGCATCGGCCGGGCCTGCGCGCTGGCGCTGGCCGAGGCCGGGTGCGACCTGGTGCTGAGCGCCCGGACCGGGGCCGCGCTGCGGGAGGCGGCCGAGGAGGCCGAGGGGCACGGGGTGCGGGCCGTGGCGCTGGCCGCGGACCTGGCCGACCCGGGCGCGCCGAGCGCCCTGGTGGAGCGGGCGGCCGCGGCGCTCGGCGGGATCGACGTGCTGCTGCACAACGCCGGGGTGCTGCCCACCGCGGCGGACGGCAGCCCCGTCCTGGTGCCGTTCCAGCACTCCACCCAGCAGGACTGGGAGCACGTGATCGCCGTCAACCTGAACGCGACGGCCGAGATCTGCCGGGCCGCGCACCCGCACCTGGCGGCGTCTGACCGGGCCTCGCTGATCCTGATGTCCTCGGCGTCGGGAGTGATGGGCACCCCGCTGCTGGACGCGTACGCCGCGACCAAGGCCGGGCAGATCTCGCTGGCCCGCAGCCTGGGCGTCGGCTGGGCCCGCGAGGGCATCCGGGTCAACGCGGTCTGTCCCGGCTGGATCACCACCGACATGACCAGCTTCGCGTCCGGCACCGAGCCGTTCTCGCAGTGGCTGATGGCGCACGTCCCGCAGGGCCGCTGGGGCACCCCCGAGGACGTCGCCGGGGCGGTGCTGTTCCTCGCCTCGCCCGCCTCCGCGCTGGTCACCGCGCAGGCCCTGGTGCTGGACGGCGGCCTGAGCACCCCCGACGGCGGACTCGGGGCCATCCCCAAGCCGCCCTCCCCGTTCGCGGCCTGA
- a CDS encoding beta-ketoacyl-ACP synthase 3 — translation MPRAAVVGIGSCLPARSVDNQEVITEGCLDSSDEWIRRRTGIHRRRRAAPGTATGDLAVYAAAAAIESADAAPDFVLLATTTPDHPCPATAPAVAHRLGLPRVPALDLSAVCSGFLYALATADALVRAGACRHPLVIGADTYSTIVDPTDRDTAALFGDGAGAVLLAAAEDGAPGALHAADLGSDGGGAALITIDAGGSRHPDRQRQDPDGHWFRMRGRSVYGRAVRHLTDSAARALAGAGWKPADLGAFVAHQANQRILDSVADRLGLPPAVRFGNLRELGNTAAASIPLVLADDGPQRALAPGTPTLLTAFGGGLTWASVALTWPAATPVRRTLD, via the coding sequence GTGCCCCGCGCAGCCGTCGTCGGGATCGGCTCCTGCCTGCCCGCCCGCAGCGTCGACAACCAGGAGGTGATCACCGAGGGGTGCCTCGACAGCAGCGACGAGTGGATCCGCCGGCGCACCGGCATCCACCGCCGCCGGCGCGCCGCACCCGGCACCGCCACCGGAGACCTGGCCGTGTACGCCGCGGCCGCCGCGATCGAATCCGCCGACGCCGCACCGGACTTCGTGCTGCTCGCCACCACCACCCCCGACCACCCCTGCCCCGCCACCGCACCCGCCGTCGCCCACCGGCTCGGCCTGCCGCGGGTCCCCGCCCTCGACCTGTCCGCGGTCTGCTCCGGCTTCCTGTACGCGCTGGCCACCGCCGACGCGCTGGTCCGCGCCGGGGCCTGCCGCCACCCGCTGGTGATCGGCGCCGACACCTACTCCACCATCGTCGACCCCACCGACCGGGACACCGCCGCCCTGTTCGGCGACGGCGCCGGGGCGGTGCTGCTGGCCGCCGCCGAGGACGGCGCGCCCGGCGCGCTGCACGCCGCCGACCTGGGCAGCGACGGCGGCGGTGCCGCCCTGATCACCATCGACGCGGGCGGCTCCCGCCACCCCGACCGGCAGCGGCAGGATCCGGACGGGCACTGGTTCCGGATGCGCGGCCGCTCCGTCTACGGCCGGGCCGTCCGGCACCTCACCGACTCCGCCGCCCGGGCGCTGGCCGGGGCCGGCTGGAAACCCGCCGACCTCGGCGCGTTCGTCGCCCACCAGGCCAACCAGCGGATCCTCGACTCGGTCGCCGACCGCCTCGGCCTGCCGCCCGCCGTCCGCTTCGGCAACCTGCGCGAACTCGGCAACACCGCCGCCGCGTCCATCCCGCTGGTGCTCGCCGACGACGGCCCGCAACGCGCCCTCGCCCCCGGCACCCCGACCCTGCTCACCGCCTTCGGCGGCGGCCTGACCTGGGCGTCCGTCGCCCTCACCTGGCCCGCCGCCACCCCCGTCCGCCGCACCCTGGACTGA
- a CDS encoding acyl carrier protein: MDQVTERIAAVLTGKFDVPADLITARASFQDLDLDSLSVVELYVTLQEEWGVPLDAEAATGDVTVGELADEVRTLLDGRRPGDD; the protein is encoded by the coding sequence GTGGACCAGGTCACCGAACGCATCGCCGCCGTCCTCACCGGGAAGTTCGACGTCCCCGCCGACCTCATCACCGCCCGGGCCAGCTTCCAGGACCTCGACCTCGACTCGCTGTCCGTCGTCGAGCTGTACGTCACCCTGCAGGAGGAGTGGGGCGTCCCGCTGGACGCCGAAGCCGCCACCGGCGACGTGACGGTCGGTGAACTCGCCGACGAAGTACGCACGTTGCTGGACGGGCGGCGACCCGGAGATGACTGA
- a CDS encoding beta-ketoacyl-[acyl-carrier-protein] synthase family protein encodes MTDRTDRARIVVTGTGAVTAGGDGMAATWRTLCGGRGTARHDPALDGTPVPISCRPPHPEDAPVRQGWRLDRSTRYLLTAAQEALREAGIEAFGTRPPDWDPARVAVVVGSAAGGVAVLEDAHRRLLERGPGALSPLTLTGYLPNLSAAGHLALALRTTGPALHTSTACASGANAIAHAALLLATGACDLAVTGGTDAMATPLCAAAFARTGALSRRTDRPATASRPFDRDRDGFVLGEGAGVLVLERAADAAARGAPALAHLAGWATTSDAHHPTAPDPAGRGLRAAVALALRAADAAPGEVEHVNAHGTGTPRGDRAEAAAIRDLFARTPPSVTSAKGALGHTMGAAGAIEAALTVRTLRTGTAPPTANHDAPGPDTAGIDLVTGRPRDHGPRLALSHSLGFGGHNTVLALRRTDAP; translated from the coding sequence ATGACTGACCGGACCGACCGGGCACGGATCGTCGTCACCGGCACCGGGGCCGTCACCGCCGGGGGCGACGGGATGGCCGCCACCTGGCGCACCCTGTGCGGGGGCCGCGGCACCGCCCGGCACGACCCCGCCCTGGACGGCACCCCGGTACCGATCAGCTGCCGCCCGCCGCACCCCGAGGACGCCCCCGTCCGGCAGGGCTGGCGGCTGGACCGCTCCACCCGCTACCTGCTGACCGCAGCCCAGGAAGCGCTCCGGGAAGCCGGGATCGAGGCGTTCGGCACCCGGCCCCCCGACTGGGACCCGGCCCGGGTCGCCGTGGTGGTCGGCTCGGCCGCCGGCGGCGTGGCCGTCCTGGAGGACGCCCACCGCCGCCTGCTCGAACGCGGCCCCGGTGCGCTCTCCCCGCTCACCCTCACCGGCTACCTGCCCAACCTGTCCGCCGCCGGCCACCTCGCCCTCGCGCTGCGCACCACCGGCCCCGCCCTGCACACCTCCACCGCCTGCGCCTCCGGCGCCAACGCGATCGCGCACGCCGCCCTGCTGCTCGCCACCGGCGCCTGCGACCTCGCCGTGACGGGCGGCACCGACGCGATGGCCACCCCGCTGTGCGCGGCCGCGTTCGCCCGGACCGGCGCGCTGTCCCGGCGCACCGACCGGCCCGCCACCGCCTCCCGGCCCTTCGACCGGGACCGGGACGGCTTCGTGCTCGGCGAGGGCGCGGGCGTCCTGGTGCTGGAACGCGCCGCCGACGCCGCCGCCCGCGGCGCCCCCGCCCTGGCCCACCTCGCCGGCTGGGCCACCACCTCCGACGCCCACCACCCCACCGCCCCCGACCCGGCGGGCCGCGGCCTGCGCGCCGCCGTCGCCCTCGCGCTGCGCGCCGCGGACGCCGCACCCGGCGAGGTCGAGCACGTCAACGCGCACGGCACCGGCACCCCGCGGGGCGACCGGGCCGAGGCCGCCGCCATCCGCGACCTGTTCGCCCGCACCCCGCCCAGCGTCACCTCCGCCAAGGGCGCCCTCGGCCACACCATGGGCGCGGCCGGCGCGATCGAGGCCGCCCTCACCGTCCGCACCCTGCGCACCGGCACCGCCCCGCCCACCGCCAACCACGACGCCCCCGGACCCGACACCGCCGGAATCGACCTGGTCACCGGCCGCCCCCGCGACCACGGCCCCCGGCTGGCGCTCAGCCACTCGCTCGGCTTCGGCGGCCACAACACGGTGCTGGCCCTGCGCCGGACGGACGCGCCCTAG
- a CDS encoding heme-degrading domain-containing protein — MNPDADGRDGTRHSDARPDIAELERQHRKLQLPSADLADTWRLGSLIVAVALERGLAVTVDIRRGEQQVFHVALPGTSADNDDWISRKAAVVRRFGEASYLVGERHRVKGRAFDLDPARYAAHGGSFPLLVRGTGMVGTVTVSGLPQVEDHRLVTECLARYLAQTGH; from the coding sequence GTGAACCCGGACGCCGACGGCCGCGACGGCACCCGCCACAGCGACGCCCGTCCCGACATCGCCGAACTCGAGCGCCAGCACCGGAAGTTGCAGCTCCCCTCGGCCGACCTGGCGGACACCTGGCGGCTCGGCTCGCTGATCGTCGCGGTGGCCCTGGAGCGCGGCCTCGCGGTGACGGTCGACATCCGGCGCGGCGAGCAGCAGGTCTTCCACGTCGCGCTGCCGGGCACCAGCGCCGACAACGACGACTGGATCAGCCGCAAGGCGGCCGTGGTCCGCCGGTTCGGCGAGGCATCCTACCTGGTGGGCGAGCGCCACCGGGTCAAGGGCCGGGCCTTCGACCTCGACCCGGCGCGCTACGCCGCGCACGGCGGCTCCTTCCCGCTGCTGGTGCGCGGCACCGGGATGGTCGGCACGGTCACCGTCTCCGGCCTGCCGCAGGTGGAGGACCACCGCCTGGTCACCGAGTGCCTGGCCCGGTACCTGGCGCAGACCGGACACTAG